The genomic segment TTGCAGTTTAATCATTAGAGTAAAAAAATAAAGATTGGAGGTAAGAAATGTGAAGCCCCCGTTTAGCAAAAAAAGATTGGGCTTAAAAGAAAAGGGTATTAAATATTTTTTTATGGTTAACGGAGTTGTTACAATTTTTATTTTGCTGGGGATTTTTTATTTGCTGTTAACTAATGCTTTACCCTTTTTTAAAGATGTAAGTCTAAGAGAGTTTTTGACATCAAAAATCTGGAATCCTACAGGGTGGAAGAATCCGGAGTATGGGATTATTTCTTTAATAGTAAGTACTTTGATGGTGACTTTTGGTTCAATGGTTATTGCTGTACCTATAGGAATTGCATGTGCGGCCTATCTCGCAGAAGTGGCATCACCAAAGTTCCGTGAGATTGTAAAACCTATTATCGAAATTTTAGCAGGTATTCCTTCTGTGGTAATTGGATTTATCGGTATTGTACTTTCAGGTCCAATAATTGCAAAAGTTTTAGGTACAACCAATGGTTTGAATGCCATTAATGGTTCAATTTTGTTAAGTATCATGGCTTTACCGACTATAATTTCCCTTTCAGAAGATGCCATCTCTTCTGTTCCGATAGAATACAAAAAAGCTTCTCTGGCAATGGGGGCTAACCGTTGGCAAACTTTAATCAGGGTTACTTTACCTGCAGCTCTGTCAGGAATTATTGCAGCTGTAATGCTGGGTATGGGAAGGGCAATTGGAGAGACCATGACTGTGTTGATGGCAACAGGGAATGCTCCTGCTTTTCCACAGGGTTTTACCAGTCCGGTTAGAACTATGACTGCAACTATTGCTATTGAATTGGGAGAAGTACCTTATTATACAACCCACTTTTATGGGTTATTTGCCATAGGTTTAGTCTTATTTTTAATGACTTTTGTAGTAAACCTGGTTTCTGATATTATTCTGCATAAGTACCAGGAGGTGAAGTAGGTGGAAAGACTTAATCTGCGGGAAATAAACCAAAAGATCGGTTTTGGCTTATTGAGGCTTTCGATGGTGGTAGTTGTGGCAATTTTAGGTATAATTTTATTTGATATTTTCTCTAAGGGTTATGGTGTAATTAGTTGGGAGTTTTTA from the Anoxybacter fermentans genome contains:
- the pstC gene encoding phosphate ABC transporter permease subunit PstC is translated as MKPPFSKKRLGLKEKGIKYFFMVNGVVTIFILLGIFYLLLTNALPFFKDVSLREFLTSKIWNPTGWKNPEYGIISLIVSTLMVTFGSMVIAVPIGIACAAYLAEVASPKFREIVKPIIEILAGIPSVVIGFIGIVLSGPIIAKVLGTTNGLNAINGSILLSIMALPTIISLSEDAISSVPIEYKKASLAMGANRWQTLIRVTLPAALSGIIAAVMLGMGRAIGETMTVLMATGNAPAFPQGFTSPVRTMTATIAIELGEVPYYTTHFYGLFAIGLVLFLMTFVVNLVSDIILHKYQEVK